One window of the Candidatus Dependentiae bacterium genome contains the following:
- a CDS encoding J domain-containing protein, whose protein sequence is MNKKIKNSVLLFSIGCFLTTPLLGMMFNSSVPVRHATQQNTPPNYTVGFQSCTESGFKDFYVVLGVPRNATLDQLKRAYRAQSLIHHSDKGGTGNTQADLNKAKEILIDNGPAVRAQYDQQLLNFDYVQFQRNMPWSLANKWTISASMCASATCVGLRLYNSIFGLRNQLDGIQNVAQNMIERLHAKDFDRYHRTQDMAPLLIQCANTDTLLASLSNDDLRIQLISAIVHFDEAYDALFNIIAWQPHTANQNNTIMLSILVQQRLQELINILNECRNDLGYNKGIMGQVACAFGRMVTP, encoded by the coding sequence ATGAATAAAAAAATAAAAAATAGTGTATTGCTTTTTAGTATTGGATGCTTTTTAACAACGCCGTTACTCGGTATGATGTTTAATTCATCAGTGCCAGTTCGACACGCTACCCAACAAAATACGCCACCCAATTACACAGTAGGTTTTCAAAGTTGTACAGAGTCTGGATTCAAGGATTTTTATGTTGTCTTGGGGGTACCTCGTAATGCGACTTTAGATCAATTGAAGAGAGCATATAGAGCTCAATCACTTATTCATCATTCTGATAAAGGTGGTACTGGCAATACGCAAGCAGATCTTAATAAGGCAAAAGAAATACTTATAGATAATGGACCTGCTGTTCGTGCGCAATACGATCAGCAATTGCTGAACTTTGATTATGTACAGTTTCAGCGAAATATGCCATGGAGTTTAGCTAATAAGTGGACTATTAGCGCTTCTATGTGTGCATCGGCCACATGTGTTGGGCTACGTTTATATAACTCAATATTTGGCTTGCGTAATCAGCTTGATGGTATTCAAAATGTCGCACAGAATATGATAGAACGTTTGCATGCAAAAGATTTTGACCGCTATCACCGCACGCAAGACATGGCACCCTTGCTTATACAGTGTGCTAACACGGATACACTATTAGCTTCATTATCCAATGACGATTTGCGTATACAACTTATAAGCGCTATTGTTCACTTTGATGAGGCATATGATGCGTTGTTTAATATAATTGCGTGGCAACCACATACAGCAAATCAAAATAATACGATTATGTTAAGTATTCTGGTTCAGCAACGGTTACAAGAATTGATCAACATACTCAATGAGTGCCGTAATGATTTGGGCTATAACAAAGGTATTATGGGTCAAGTAGCATGTGCTTTTGGCCGCATGGTGACGCCATAA